One Triticum dicoccoides isolate Atlit2015 ecotype Zavitan chromosome 4B, WEW_v2.0, whole genome shotgun sequence genomic window carries:
- the LOC119295027 gene encoding dormancy-associated protein 1-like — translation MLDKLWDDVVAGPRPETGLDKLRRAAATQPLAINTAAGEAIKQSPSMPTTPTTPVTPSSSTPPRGGSVWRSVFHPGSNLATKSLGANLFDRPQPNSPTVYDWLYSDETRTRSNHR, via the exons ATGCTGGACAAGCTGTGGGACGACGTGGTGGCCGGGCCTCGCCCGGAGACGGGCCTCGACAAGCTCCGCAGGGCGGCCGCCACCCAACCTCTCGCCATCAACACAG CTGCAGGGGAGGCGATTAAGCAGTCGCCGTCGATGCCGACGACCCCGACCACGCCGGTGACGCCGTCGTCGTCGACGCCCCCGCGCGGCGGCAGCGTGTGGCGGAGCGTTTTCCACCCCGGGAGCAACCTGGCCACCAAAAGCCTCGGCGCCAACCTCTTCGACCGCCCGCAGCCCAACTCCCCCACCGTCTACGACTG GCTTTACAGCGACGAGACCAGGACCAGGAGCAACCACCGCTAA